From Dendropsophus ebraccatus isolate aDenEbr1 chromosome 2, aDenEbr1.pat, whole genome shotgun sequence, a single genomic window includes:
- the LOC138784867 gene encoding cyclin-dependent kinase 12-like, which translates to MLGWRLSLLLLAALTLHRCLADTSQTGDQSDDGAAIDDTSVNDVLDQKPSDPLKEDENSPTEIIENLDWEAYPEEIPGILEGDLLGLARRRRSPKNNPPRLPRPDRRPPPKIPPIQPRPPIIPPVWPRPPIRPPVWPRPPLFRPIRG; encoded by the exons ATGCTGGGCTGGAGGCTGTCTCTGCTGCTCCTCGCTGCTCTCACATTACACCGCTGTCTCGCTGACACTTCACAGACTGGTGACCAAAGTGACGATGGAGCCGCCATAGATGACACATCCGTAAATGACGTCCTGGACCAGAAACCCTCTGATCCCCTGAAG GAGGATGAGAATTCACCAACAGAGATAATAGAGAATCTTGACTGG GAAGCCTATCCTGAGGAGATACCAGGAATCCTGGAAGGTGACCTGCTGGGACTAGCCAGACGTCGCAGATCACCTAAGAATAACCCACCTAGGCTGCCTAGACCAGATAGACGACCTCCGCCCAAAATCCCACCTATCCAGCCTAGACCACCAATTATACCCCCTGTATGGCCTAGACCACCAATAAGACCCCCTGTATGGCCTAGACCACCTCTATTTCGCCCTATAAGAGGCTAG